One window from the genome of Cryptomeria japonica chromosome 6, Sugi_1.0, whole genome shotgun sequence encodes:
- the LOC131045985 gene encoding G-type lectin S-receptor-like serine/threonine-protein kinase At2g19130 — MGEIREKFGLSLCFVFTVLIQLKSCDAAVEGGDALSLDTLLTGNQTIISKNGTFELGFFNPNGTSNWYVGIWYANMAAKTYVWVANRETPARNRSSVLKLSKEGDLGLFDPTGASLWSVNVTKKAFQAVILDSGNFVMLSVDNKSEIVWQSFDHPVDTVLPGMRFGGQQKLVSWKSSLDPAPGLFSCHVDQSGPKQLLLTWNNSVQYWTSGTWDGKVFSQIPEMTNKGSYNISVENTKSGLYVTYTLMPILSRFVLAKSGELQQYGLLNDSRIWNLFWTQPRDQCAVYGLCGAYGSCNSNNIQFCSCVEGFTPREIQAWDSLESWSSGCVRKSPLNCDAKNGSTDGFLEPSVTSPDVDSASSYPATTSKDCQKACLLNCSCTAFTFNPSTGLCYIWSGDLLNMRKSELKSNSNVFIRVAASALPKSDKSPSSKNKTAAIVGGVLGGVVALAIALGIFTFLVRRRQRVIEPQKWAESSNPLLRTFTYKELKTATRNFTQKLGGGESGSVHKGSLSDNTQVAVKRIGNSRDGEKRFQKELSTVGRLKHQNLIELRGFCSEVSQNLLVYEYMPNGSLDSFLFDNSKAQYKVLDWNTRFQIALGTAKGIAYLHDKEIVHCDIKPENILLGAKFSPKVGGLGLAKIEGVAFSHEETFIRGTRGYLAPEWMSGLPITAKADVYSFGMTLLEIIAGRRNSNLIVESSSMFFQAWSAEQIKRGNSLLSEEDGDLVHGNSEGEEIRRATMVGGWCVQEREEARPHMLQVIKFLQDPLDPQTSQALELLLHGGCCGPVSVSTIHSVNYSGTDVSKLSDTQMVAAAVTVRYLDTHQIAMEGD; from the coding sequence ATGGGGGAAATCAGGGAAAAGTTCGGCTTGAGCCTGTGTTTTGTTTTTACAGTGCTTATTCAACTGAAAAGTTGTGATGCTGCAGTCGAGGGTGGAGATGCTCTTTCCTTGGACACCTTGCTTACTGGAAATCAGACAATAATTTCCAAAAACGGCACATTTGAATTGGGATTCTTCAACCCAAATGGAACCAGTAACTGGTATGTCGGCATCTGGTATGCCAACATGGCAGCGAAGACGTATGTTTGGGTGGCTAACAGGGAGACTCCCGCGAGAAACAGGTCTAGCGTTTTGAAGCTGTCTAAAGAAGGTGATCTGGGTCTGTTTGACCCAACGGGTGCATCTCTTTGGTCAGTCAATGTGACCAAGAAGGCTTTCCAGGCTGTGATATTAGATTCTGGTAATTTTGTAATGCTCAGTGTTGACAATAAATCTGAAATTGTTTGGCAGAGTTTCGACCATCCTGTTGACACCGTGTTGCCAGGGATGAGGTTCGGTGGACAGCAAAAGCTAGTCTCTTGGAAAAGTTCATTGGATCCTGCTCCTGGGCTTTTCTCCTGTCATGTGGATCAATCTGGGCCCAAACAATTGTTGCTAACATGGAACAATTCTGTACAGTATTGGACAAGCGGAACTTGGGACGGCAAAGTTTTCAGTCAAATTCCAGAAATGACAAACAAAGGCTCCTACAATATCAGCGTTGAAAATACCAAATCTGGTTTGTATGTCACGTATACATTGATGCCCATCCTCTCACGTTTCGTCCTAGCTAAGTCTGGAGAACTTCAGCAATATGGTCTGCTTAATGACAGTAGAATATGGAACTTGTTCTGGACTCAACCAAGAGATCAATGTGCCGTATATGGTCTGTGCGGCGCTTACGGAAGCTGCAACTCCAACAATATTCAATTCTGCAGTTGCGTGGAAGGATTCACCCCAAGAGAAATTCAGGCCTGGGATTCGCTAGAGTCGTGGTCAAGTGGCTGTGTTCGGAAAAGCCCCTTAAACTGTGATGCCAAAAATGGCAGCACGGATGGATTCCTCGAGCCGAGCGTCACGTCACCTGATGTTGATTCCGCTTCCTCATACCCTGCAACCACAAGTAAAGATTGCCAGAAAGCTTGCCTCCTCAACTGCTCGTGCACTGCGTTTACTTTCAATCCGTCTACAGGACTCTGCTACATCTGGTCTGGAGATTTGTTAAACATGCGTAAAAGTGAACTCAAAAGCAATTCAAATGTTTTTATCCGAGTGGCTGCCTCTGCACTTCCCAAGAGCGATAAATCGCCCTCCTCCAAAAACAAAACAGCAGCTATTGTAGGTGGAGTGCTCGGTGGGGTCGTCGCACTTGCAATTGCTTTGGGTATATTTACGTTTCTAGTCAGGCGAAGGCAGCGAGTAATAGAACCACAGAAGTGGGCAGAGTCCTCTAACCCTTTGCTTAGAACGTTTACTTACAAGGAGCTCAAGACTGCAACCAGGAATTTCACCCAAAAGTTGGGAGGCGGCGAATCCGGCTCTGTGCACAAAGGTTCTCTAAGCGACAATACTCAGGTGGCCGTGAAAAGAATTGGGAATTCGAGGGACGGAGAGAAACGGTTCCAGAAGGAACTGAGCACTGTGGGGAGATTAAAACACCAGAATCTGATCGAGCTCCGAGGGTTCTGCTCAGAGGTGTCGCAGAATCTGCTGGTGTACGAGTACATGCCCAACGGATCCCTTGATTCCTTCTTATTCGACAATTCTAAAGCCCAATACAAGGTCTTGGACTGGAACACCCGCTTCCAGATAGCCctggggacggcaaaggggatcGCTTATCTGCACGACAAGGAAATTGTGCACTGCGATATAAAGCCGGAGAATATCCTGCTGGGCGCGAAATTCAGCCCGAAAGTTGGAGGCCTTGGGCTGGCGAAGATAGAGGGCGTAGCTTTCAGCCACGAAGAGACATTTATCAGAGGAACGAGGGGTTACTTGGCTCCCGAGTGGATGTCTGGTCTGCCCATCACTGCTAAGGCTGACGTCTACAGCTTTGGCATGACGTTGCTTGAAATCATTGCGGGGCGAAGGAATTCAAATCTGATCGTGGAGTCAAGCAGTATGTTTTTTCAGGCTTGGAGTGCAGAGCAGATTAAAAGGGGGAATTCTTTACTGTCTGAGGAGGATGGGGATCTTGTTCATGGCAATTCAGAGGGCGAGGAGATTAGAAGAGCTACCATGGTGGGTGGTTGGTGCGTTCAGGAAAGAGAAGAGGCTAGACCCCATATGTTGCAGGTAATCAAATTTCTACAAGATCCTCTCGATCCTCAAACATCACAAGCTCTGGAACTTCTCCTGCACG